In Methanomassiliicoccales archaeon, the genomic window CGTTGAACCATTCCGCGATCAGCGGATCCATGAGAGCGAGTACTTCCTCTTTCGTGTAGCACCGCGTAACTCGTTCGATCATCAACCTATCTCTCCGAACTGAAATCAAAATTCATTGATCGTTCTCATATTACTAATTTACGAAGAGGGGTTCCATAGGGAAGAGGACACATTCCCTCAGGGATCACCACAAATTATCCAACGAATTTCATGTTTCGCAATTAATTTATTCTCAGCAGTCTATAGTACGCCTGACATGAGAACCTTTTCTGCCTTTCTACTCATCGCTGCCATGACTTCCATTCTCTTGCTACCTGCCTCTATCAGTTCTCTCGCGCAAGAGGATAATTACCACATCAGAGGGTTTGTTTTCGACGATACGGGCTCGCCACTTGCGGGGGTCAACGTCACCGCGGTCAACACGACGACAAACTCCGTGTTCTTTTCCATTTCTAACACCTCTGGCGAATACAACCTATCGCTTCCTTCTGGCACGTACAACATCACAGCCTCCTTAACGAACTACACAGCGAATATCACCTATCACAACGTCATCGTCGATCCCTCACACATTCCAGTTCTCAATTTTACGATGTCTGAAATCCTCGGAACGCTGACGGGCCACGTCACAAATGGTACAGCGCCGGTACAGGGAGCTACTATTCATCTGAAGAGTTCAAAAAACAACTATTCGGCTGTGTCTATGGGCCCGCTTGGCGAATACACTATTAACAGGGTTGCACCGGGGATCTATGTCGCCTATGCAGAAAAGCAAGGATACTGGACTTCATATTACAATGAGCCTGTCGTCATTCTTCGGGGAAAAAAGACCGTTCTCAATTTCACACTACTCGAGCAACCCGCGAAGCTCTACGGTCGAGTCTATTTTGGGGAAGGACCAGTTGCTGGCGTACAAGTCATCCTGCAATCGCAGAGTTATTCGGCTTCTACGACAACAGATGCAAATGGCAATTACACATTTTCAAACGTTCCATCTGGAACATACTCCCTTATATTCAGAAAACAGGGATACCAAGAGAGGACGGTTCAGATCACCCTCTCGCCGTTTGAAGAAAAGCGCTACGATCTTTCCCTTGAGAAAGAGCTACCCCAGGGAAACGGTGGATTCATTCCGGGGTTCGATCTCCCGCATTCCCTGATGGTCGTCGCCCTTTCCGTCGCGATCGTCCTGCTGATCATATCCCTTTTCATCCGCTTCAAGACTATCGAGAACCCTGAACTGCTGGCGCGCGGAGAGCCGGAAGTCGAAGAGCAAGAAGAAAAGAAGACTGATGAAGGGAAATAGTGAACCCAGGATCATCACTCAAAATTTCATGAAAAAACCGACTGACACCCCGTCACTTCTTCAAGCCTAAGCTTTGCCGCACCGCGGGAAGATTTTCTTTCACCCGCCTATCCACCTCATCATAAAGGCTCTCGCCATTTGCATCGATTCCGACGATGAGCGGACCGAAATCCTTTACTTCGAATACCCAAAGTGCCTCAGGCATTCCCAAATCAAGCCATTCGACACCGACAACTCTATCGATTCTCTTCGCTGCTATAACAGCAGCACCGCCAGTGAAAGCGAGGTAAACACATCCATAACGCCTCATCGCTTCTGCGGTTTGCCTTGACATCCCGCCCTTCCCAATGATCGCTCTCACACCGAAGACCTCGATGAACTTGGGTTCGAGTCCATTCATCCTTGCACTTGTCGTCGGGCCGGCGGCCAGCACCTTCCAATCGTTTCCCTCCTTCTTCACGATCGGCCCGCAGTGGAACACTGCTGCATCTCTCAAATCAACAGGGAGCGTTTCCCCGCGTTCGTGCATTTCGAGTGCCCGACGATGCATCTCGTCTCTGCCCGTGTAAATGATGCCGCTGAGCCTAACCGTGTCACCAGCCCTGAGCGACCTGATGACTTTTTCTGAGAGAGGGGTTGTGAGGATCATTGTGACCCCCCAGGCAGGTAAATGACTGTCCCGTCCTCAAAGACTCTCGCCGTTGCCCTTCGCGCCGCCCAGCATTGCAGATTAATCGCAACTGGTAGACTCGCTGTGTGGCAGTACGCCGTTTTAATCTTGACACCGAGGACTGTCGTTCGTCCACCGAGCCCCATCGGCCCTATACCCGTCTGGTTGAGCGCTGAATGAATCTCCCGTTCCAGCGCAGAGAGATCGGGGTCAGGATTCTCTTCTTCGAGGGAAACAAGAAGTGCTTCCTTTGCCAACGTCATAGCAATATCAGAAGACCCGCCGATGCCGACGCCCACAATAACAGGCGGGCACGGCTTCCCGCCGGCGCCAACAATCGTTTCCAGAATGAATGCCTTGATCCCCTCCAGACCGTCTGAGGGGTTGAGCATTTTCAGCGCGCTCATGTTCTCAGATCCGGCTCCCTTCGGCATAACCGTGATTTCGAAGTAATCTTCCTCCCCTGGTGAGAAATGGACGTAGGGCATCCGTTCGCCGATATTATTTCCAGGATTCTTTCGTGTGATCGGGTGGACGACGTTTGGCCGTAGCGGGATCTCTTCCGTTGCCCTCCTCACTCCGGCTTTGATCCCTTCCATCACCTCCGGGGTACACTCACCTCTGACAAAGAAGAGGGGGATCCCAGTATCCTGGCACAAAGGAATCGAACATGCCGACGCCGTTTTGACGTTCTCGAGGATCGTCTGTAACTGGACCCTCGCAACATCAGAGACCTCAGATTCAATTGAGTTCTCTAGCGCGCGGAGGACGTCACTGGGAATCGTCATTGAGGCCCTTCGCAAAAGATCCACAACAACTTCTTCAATCAGATGGGAGGAGATCATCATACCACACAAAATGTATTGGGGCATTTGGAAATAATGTTTTGTCTGCGCTACCAAAAATTTAATATCGTAACTCCTTCGTTCAACGGTTCACTCAAATCAGTAGGTCATTCATATGGATGCGCCCATTGTAATTGAAAACTTGACGAAGGAATTTAATGGCTTCAAAGCAGTTGATACGCTGAACCTCACGGTCAAGAAGAAATCGTTCCTTGGCTTCCTCGGCCCTAACGGTGCCGGGAAGACGACGACGATCAAAATTCTGACAAGCATGCTTTCAGCCACATCAGGCCGTGCCTTTCTCAACGGGATCGATGTGACGAAGGACCCAAAGAAGGCGCTCGCTGGTGTCGGTGCTGTCGTCGAGACACCTGAGTTCTATCCCTACCTAACGCCTATTGAGACCTTGAGTTACCTCGGCACCCTGAGAGGGATGTCCAAGAACGAGATTGAGAGGAGAAGCAAGGAGGTCCTCGAAGTCGTCAAGCTCTCGGAATGGGCGAATAAAAGGATCGGTAAGTTTTCAAAAGGAATGAAACAGCGCCTCGCGATCGCGCAGGCACTCCTGCACGAGCCCACTGTCCTTATCCTCGATGAGCCGACGTCGGGACTCGACCCTAGAGGAATGGTTGAGGTCAGGAATATCCTCAAGGAGCTGAAGAAGGGCGACTACACGATCTTCATGAGTTCACACCTCCTCAACGAAGTCCAAGAGGTGTGCGAAAGCGTTGCCCTTATCGACCGGGGGAAACTCTTGCTACATGATACCGTCGACTCGCTGACACGCAAGACGCGCGTGAAGGACCTCGAAGTGCGGGTACTACAGCCATTGGATGGCTACATGGTCGACCGTATCTCTCACTTTGATGGTGTCATTTCGGCAGATCCTCAGGGAGACCGACAGCTCAAAATCACCTTCGACGGTGATGAGCAGATGCAGGCAAAGCTGTTGACCGACATCCAGGCATTAGGCCTCAGGGTCGTGAGCTTTAGGGAGATAGGGGTCGCACTGGAGTCACTTTATATGTCGTTGATCAAGGATTCGAGGTGAGGAGATGACCGTCGATAGCAATATCCCATCAGACTTCAGCCAGATGATGACTGTCACCCGGTACGAATTCCTCAAGTATCTAAGGAGCAGGCGCCTCCTTGGAATTTTTGTTCTTGAATTCCTCATGATCGCACT contains:
- a CDS encoding carboxypeptidase-like regulatory domain-containing protein; protein product: MRTFSAFLLIAAMTSILLLPASISSLAQEDNYHIRGFVFDDTGSPLAGVNVTAVNTTTNSVFFSISNTSGEYNLSLPSGTYNITASLTNYTANITYHNVIVDPSHIPVLNFTMSEILGTLTGHVTNGTAPVQGATIHLKSSKNNYSAVSMGPLGEYTINRVAPGIYVAYAEKQGYWTSYYNEPVVILRGKKTVLNFTLLEQPAKLYGRVYFGEGPVAGVQVILQSQSYSASTTTDANGNYTFSNVPSGTYSLIFRKQGYQERTVQITLSPFEEKRYDLSLEKELPQGNGGFIPGFDLPHSLMVVALSVAIVLLIISLFIRFKTIENPELLARGEPEVEEQEEKKTDEGK
- a CDS encoding FumA C-terminus/TtdB family hydratase beta subunit; the encoded protein is MILTTPLSEKVIRSLRAGDTVRLSGIIYTGRDEMHRRALEMHERGETLPVDLRDAAVFHCGPIVKKEGNDWKVLAAGPTTSARMNGLEPKFIEVFGVRAIIGKGGMSRQTAEAMRRYGCVYLAFTGGAAVIAAKRIDRVVGVEWLDLGMPEALWVFEVKDFGPLIVGIDANGESLYDEVDRRVKENLPAVRQSLGLKK
- a CDS encoding fumarate hydratase; the encoded protein is MMISSHLIEEVVVDLLRRASMTIPSDVLRALENSIESEVSDVARVQLQTILENVKTASACSIPLCQDTGIPLFFVRGECTPEVMEGIKAGVRRATEEIPLRPNVVHPITRKNPGNNIGERMPYVHFSPGEEDYFEITVMPKGAGSENMSALKMLNPSDGLEGIKAFILETIVGAGGKPCPPVIVGVGIGGSSDIAMTLAKEALLVSLEEENPDPDLSALEREIHSALNQTGIGPMGLGGRTTVLGVKIKTAYCHTASLPVAINLQCWAARRATARVFEDGTVIYLPGGSQ
- a CDS encoding ABC transporter ATP-binding protein produces the protein MTKEFNGFKAVDTLNLTVKKKSFLGFLGPNGAGKTTTIKILTSMLSATSGRAFLNGIDVTKDPKKALAGVGAVVETPEFYPYLTPIETLSYLGTLRGMSKNEIERRSKEVLEVVKLSEWANKRIGKFSKGMKQRLAIAQALLHEPTVLILDEPTSGLDPRGMVEVRNILKELKKGDYTIFMSSHLLNEVQEVCESVALIDRGKLLLHDTVDSLTRKTRVKDLEVRVLQPLDGYMVDRISHFDGVISADPQGDRQLKITFDGDEQMQAKLLTDIQALGLRVVSFREIGVALESLYMSLIKDSR